One Brassica napus cultivar Da-Ae chromosome A5, Da-Ae, whole genome shotgun sequence DNA window includes the following coding sequences:
- the LOC125608926 gene encoding transcription factor HHO6-like, with the protein MGSLGDELSLGQRRHSSIPTTICRFPTKASKIRNVAVEQGCKLEEHVQKLEEEKRKIQGSELELPLCLQMLNDAISYLKKERETDTQPFLKDFISLSKPIREEHDEELFKEKKFQLWRENDHISNAGFSDTLEIERDEEKSSNSLYMLLSPGMTTPKVETGLGLGLTSSSMAKGRRKLVASSSVPHPPPYLQQQALRKQRRCWTPELHRLFVDALQQLGGPGVATPKQIREHMQEEGLTNDEVKSHLQKYRLHIRKSDSNLEKQSVVVLGFNLWNSSQEEEESGEGGETSKRNNSQSDSPQGPLQLPCTTTTTCGDSSMEDAEDAKS; encoded by the exons ATGGGTTCTTTAGGAGATGAACTTAGTCTAGGACAGAGGAGACACAGTTCCATTCCGACAACGATCTGTCGGTTTCCGACAAAAGCTTCCAAGATCAGGAATGTTGCCGTGGAGCAAGGTTGTAAACTAGAGGAACACGTTCAGAAGCTcgaagaagagaagaggaagatCCAAGGCAGTGAACTGGAGCTTCCTCTCTGTTTGCAGATGTTAAACGATG CGATTTCGTATctcaagaaagaaagagagacgGATACTCAGCCATTCTTGAAAGATTTCATCTCTCTCAGTAAACCAATTCGAGAAGAACATGACGAAGAGCTTTTCAAGGAGAAGAAGTTTCAGCTATGGAGAGAAAATGATCACATCTCCAACGCGGGATTCTCAGACACGCTAGAGATTGAG AGAGATGAGGAGAAATCTTCCAATAGCTTATATATGTTGTTGAGTCCTGGCATGACGACTCCAAAGGTGGAAACCGGTTTAGGCCTCGGTTTAACTTCGAGCTCGATGGCTAAGGGAAGAAGAAAACTAGTTGCCTCTAGCTCTGTGCCACACCCACCACCGTATCTTCAGCAGCAAGCGTTGCGGAAGCAAAGAAGGTGTTGGACACCTGAGTTACATCGCCTTTTCGTTGATGCGTTGCAACAGCTCGGTGGTCCTGGAG TGGCAACTCCTAAACAAATCAGAGAGCATATGCAAGAAGAAGGCCTAACCAATGATGAAGTTAAGAGTCATTTACAG AAATACCGGTTACACATCAGGAAGTCTGACTCGAATCTGGAGAAACAATCAGTAGTTGTTTTAGGATTTAACTTGTGGAATTcatcacaagaagaagaagaaagtggtGAAGGAGGAGAAACATCAAAGAGAAACAATTCGCAGTCGGATTCTCCTCAAGGTCCTTTGCAGTTACCTTGTACAACAACCACAACATGTGGTGATAGTAGCATGGAAGATGCTGAAGATGCTAAATCTTAG
- the LOC125608575 gene encoding uncharacterized protein LOC125608575, with translation MKDFRPISCCNVIYKVISKILANRLKLILPKFISPYQSAFVKDRLLMENVLLASELVKRYHKNSVSARFVLKIDISKAFDTVQWPFLLSALTTLGFPSEYIVWIEKCISLASFSVQVNGELAGYFNSKKGLRQGCVLSPYLFRKFRYHPYCQDLKLTHLRLHISMEKSTLYLAGLNDTDKQEILSHYTFSNGDLPVWYLGLPLLTKQMTAQDYGPLIEKIRSRISSWTVRFLSFAGRLQLIASVIHSLTNFWISAFRLPKKCIQEIDSLCAAFLWSGPVLSTKKAKVSWTDCCKPKDEGGLGLRSIKEANDVSCLKLVWRILSTKSSLWVRWINRYLIRKNLFWSVKDSSSLGSWIWKKILKYRAMAMRFMRVEVNNGASTSFWFDQWSPRGRLIDTTNGRGMINMGIKLIDTVEKAINSHRSRRHREELFNTIEEQILTLRLLGLNHNEDVCLWKAGDNIYKADFSSKATWNLIRVEQAKVDWYEGIWFPCNTLRYSFMAWIAVQNRLPMGDRILTWSMPATTACSLCSEPLETRNHLFYKCKYSEEVWKNLTLTLLSVHYTNDWEDIIRFLPDQTWNSARLFLLRYVFQATLSTIWKERNGRRHGELSNNPATLIKNVDKAKPHIQFAYYGNSQAQQSHGNMAASVKIEKLPADLGFGSTLIKGVEARFSNRSKFLESHKNYTIQAASVPGPIPTGGREGSFRALYHPSWKVAKSDGFRSPVRGANFHTFTANNVLRFE, from the exons ATGAAAGACTTTCGCCCTATATCTTGCTGCAACGTCATATATAAAGTCATTTCAAAGATTCTGGCTAACCGTTTGAAGCTCATTCTTCCAAAGTTTATATCTCCTTATCAATCTGCCTTTGTGAAAGATAGATTGCTGATGGAGAACGTCCTCTTGGCATCAGAACTAGTCAAAAGATATCATAAGAACTCAGTCTCAGCAAGATTTGTGCTTAAGATCGACATCTCTAAAGCATTTGACACCGTTCAATGGCCTTTCTTGCTCTCTGCTCTTACGACTCTCGGGTTCCCGAGTGAATATATTGTCTGGATTGAGAAATGTATCTCACTTGCCTCTTTCTCAGTCCAAGTCAATGGTGAACTAGCTGGGTACTTTAACAGTAAAAAAGGTCTTCGACAAGGATGTGTTCTGTCTCCTTACCTATTT AGGAAGTTTAGATACCATCCTTACTGCCAAGATCTCAAGCTAACACACTTAA GGTTGCATATCAGTATGGAAAAGTCTACTCTCTATCTGGCCGGATTAAATGACACAGACAAGCAAGAAATTCTCAGCCACTACACTTTCTCCAATGGTGATCTCCCGGTCTGGTACCTTGGATTGCCTTTGCTGACAAAGCAAATGACTGCTCAAGATTATGGCCCACTCATTGAGAAGATCAGATCAAGGATAAGCTCCTGGACAGTGAGGTTTCTCTCTTTTGCAGGGAGACTACAGTTGATAGCTTCAGTGATCCATAGCTTAACTAATTTTTGGATATCTGCGTTTAGATTACCAAAGAAATGTATCCAGGAGATAGACAGTCTGTGTGCTGCCTTCTTATGGTCTGGTCCGGTCTTAAGTACAAAGAAAGCAAAGGTTTCATGGACAGATTGCTGCAAGCCTAAAGATGAGGGAGGGTTAGGTTTGCGATCTATCAAAGAAGCGAATGATGTCTCGTGCTTGAAGCTGGTTTGGAGGATCCTCTCGACTAAATCATCACTGTGGGTACGGTGGATCAACAGATACTTAATACGGAAAAATTTGTTTTGGTCAGTCAAAGACAGTAGCTCTTTGGGATCATGGATCTGGAAGAAAATCTTGAAATACAGAGCCATGGCGATGCGGTTCATGAGGGTGGAAGTCAATAATGGAGCATCGACATCCTTCTGGTTTGATCAATGGTCCCCTCGTGGCAGATTGATTGACACAACAAATGGAAGAGGCATGATAAATATGGGCATTAAGCTTATTGATACAGTGGAAAAGGCTATCAACTCTCACCGCAGTAGGAGACATCGAGAGGAACTTTTCAACACGATAGAAGAGCAGATATTGACACTGCGTCTACTAGGTCTAAATCACAATGAGGATGTCTGTCTGTGGAAAGCAGGAGATAATATTTACAAAGCAGATTTTAGTTCTAAAGCGACATGGAACCTCATCCGTGTTGAACAAGCTAAAGTCGACTGGTACGAAGGTATTTGGTTCCCATGCAACACACTTCGATACTCCTTTATGGCTTGGATTGCGGTTCAAAATAGACTCCCCATGGGTGATAGGATCTTAACCTGGAGTATGCCCGCGACAACAGCATGTTCCCTCTGTTCAGAGCCGCTTGAAACTCGCAATCACCTGTTTTACAAGTGCAAATATTCAGAAGAAGTTTGGAAAAATCTTACTCTTACGCTACTGTCTGTGCACTATACGAATGATTGGGAGGATATCATCCGGTTTCTACCGGACCAGACATGGAACTCGGCCCGCTTATTTCTGCTCAGGTATGTGTTCCAGGCGACACTTTCAACTATTTGGAAAGAGAGGAATGGGAGAAGGCATGGAGAACTATCCAACAACCCTGCAACTTTGATCAAAAACGTGGACAAAGCGAAACCGCATATCCAGTTTGCGTACTATGGGAATTCACAAGCACAACAAAGCCATGGAAACATG GCGGCATCTGTGAAGATCGAGAAATTGCCTGCAGATCTAGGGTTTGGTTCGACTCTGATCAAAG GGGTTGAGGCTCGATTTTCAAACAGGAGTAAGTTTCTCGAGAGCCATAAAAACTACACAATCCAAGCTGCAAGTGTCCCTGGTCCGATACCCACCGGAGGGAGGGAAGGGAGCTTTCGGGCTTTGTACCATCCCTCATGGAAGGTAGCAAAGTCAGATGGGTTTAGATCTCCTGTCAGAGGGGCCAATTTCCACACTTTCACCGCAAACaatgttttgcggtttgaataa
- the LOC106451694 gene encoding polyadenylate-binding protein RBP47A-like — protein MQTANNGQDSSSATAAGTTPPLQQPPPPPPQQQQQWQQHQQWMAAMAMMQQQQMMMYPPQYAPYHHHPQFQYAPPSYHQKNQQQRGGGDDVKTLWIGDLLHWMDETYLHTCFSHTNQVSSVKVIRNKQTCQSEGYGFVEFLSRSAAEEVLQSYSGVTMPNAEQPFRLNWASFSTGEKRASENGPDLSIFVGDLAPDVTDTVLLETFAVYQSVKGAKVVIDSNTGRSKGYGFVRFGDENERSKALTEMNGAFCSSRQMRVGVATPKRAAAYGQQNGSQALTLAGGHGGNGSMADGESNNSTIFVGGLDADVTEEDLMQRFSQFGEVVSVKIPVGKGCGFVQFGNRQSAEEAIGSLNGTVIGKNTVRLSWGRSPNKQWRSDSGNQWNGGYSRGQGYNNGYANQDSNMYATAAAAVPGAS, from the exons ATGCAGACTGCAAACAACGGTCAAGATTCGTCGTCGGCTACAGCAGCCGGGACAACGCCACCGTTGCAgcaacctcctcctcctcctccgcaacaacaacaacagtggCAACAACATCAACAATGGATGGCGGCTATGGCTATGATGCAGCAGCAACAGATGATGATGTATCCTCCCCAATACGCTccttatcatcatcatcctcagtTTCAATACGCTCCTCCTTCTTATCACCAGAAGAATCAGCAGCAGCGTGGTGGTGGAGACGATGTGAAGACTCTCTGGATTGGTGATCTTCTTCATTGGATGGACGAGACTTATCTCCACACCTGTTTCTCTCACACCAACCAg GTTTCCTCTGTGAAAGTCATACGAAACAAGCAAACTTGTCAGTCAGAAGGGTATGGTTTCGTCGAGTTCCTTTCACGTTCCGCAGCTGAGGAAGTTCTTCAGAGCTATAGCGGCGTAACAATGCCCAACGCAGAGCAGCCCTTCCGTTTGAACTGGGCATCTTTCAGTACTGGTGAGAAGAGAGCATCGGAAAACGGTCCAGACCTCTCCATATTCGTAGGAGACTTGGCTCCGGATGTGACTGATACTGTGCTGTTGGAGACCTTTGCTGTATACCAATCTGTCAAAGGTGCAAAAGTTGTGATTGATTCCAACACTGGGCGTTCCAAAGGTTATGGCTTTGTCAGGTTTGGCGATGAGAATGAGAGATCAAAGGCCTTGACTGAGATGAATGGTGCCTTCTGCTCAAGCAGGCAAATGCGCGTTGGTGTTGCAACCCCCAAAAGAGCCGCTGCTTACGGCCAACAAAATGGCTCACAAG CTCTGACATTGGCTGGTGGACATGGAGGAAATGGTTCTATGGCTGATGGGGAATCAAATAACTCAACA ATATTTGTTGGGGGCCTTGACGCTGATGTTACTGAAGAAGACCTCATGCAACGTTTCTCCCAGTTTGGGGAGGTTGTTTCGGTGAAGATCCCAGTAGGAAAAGGATGCGGTTTTGTTCAATTTGGTAACAG GCAGAGTGCTGAAGAAGCCATCGGGAGCTTGAACGGGACCGTCATTGGGAAGAACACTGTCCGGCTTTCTTGGGGAAGAAGCCCAAACAAACAG TGGAGAAGTGACTCGGGCAACCAATGGAACGGAGGATACTCAAGAGGACAGGGGTACAACAACGGATATGCAAATCAGGACTCAAACATGTATGCTACTGCAGCCGCTGCTGTCCCTGGAGCTTCTTGA